The genomic region CGCGTTGCCGCCGGCGCACAACCCGCATATCGACCTGGTGCCGCCGCAGGGCGTCAAGCTGACGCCGCGGCACTACGCTTACTTGAAAATTTCCGAAGGCTGCAACAACCGCTGCAGCTTCTGCATCATCCCGAAGCTGCGCGGCGATTTGGTGTCGCGGCCGGCCAATGACGTGCTGCGCGAGGCCGAGAAGCTGGTGAAGGCCGGCGTCAAGGAATTGCTCGTCATCTCGCAGGACACCTCGGCCTATGGCGTCGACCTGAAATACGCCGAGAGCCCGTGGCAGGACCGCGGCGTCCGCGCAAAATTCTTCGATCTCGCCAAGGAGCTTGGCGAGCTCGGCGCCTGGGTGCGGCTGCAATATGTCTACCCCTACCCGCATGTCGACGAGGTCATCGGCCTGATGACCGAGGGCAAGGTGCTGCCCTATCTCGACATCCCGTTCCAGCATGCGAGCCCCGATGTGCTGCGTGCGATGAAGCGCCCGGCCGCGCAGGAGAAGACGCTGGCGCGGATCCAGAAATGGCGCGAGCAGTGCCCCGAGCTGACGCTGCGCTCGACCTTCATCGTCGGCTTCCCCGGCGAGACCGATTCCGATTTCGCCTATCTGCTGGACTGGCTCGATGAAGCCGGGATCGACCGCCTCGGCTGCTTCAAATACGAGCCGGTCGCCGGCGCCACGTCGAACGCGATTCCCAATGCTGTGCCCGACGAGGTCAAGCAGGAGCGCTGGAATGCGCTGATGGCCCGCCAGCAGAAGATTTCGGCGAGGCGCCTGAAGCGCAAGGTCGGCACCCGTCAGCAGGTCATCATCGACGAGGTCGGTCCGACGGTGGCGAAGGGCCGGTCAAAGGCCGACGCGCCGGAGATCGACGGCGCCGTCTACCTCACCAGCCGCCGCCCGCTCAAGATCGGCGAGATCGTCACCGCGAAGATCGAGCGCTCCGACCAATACGACCTGCACGGCAGCGTCGCGGGATTCTGAGCTCCAGTCCCGCTCCTTTGAGATCTCCGCGGATGCCAGACGGCGTCCGTTGCTAGACGGAACTCAAACGTCGCCGGCAAATTGTTGGTCTGCAACGCTCGAGAGAGCGCTGAGGCCAAGTTGACGTTTCCAATGAGGTACGACAGTTCAGCTGACCAAGAGCCAACTCACGCTGACGATGAGCGCGACGAGCGATATCCCCGCTAAGCCTATAAGGCTGAACTCGACGCCATCTAAATCGGTCTTGAACATAATGTTCAAATCATTACGCCTCGGATCGGGCGAGCGCTTTAGCGTATGTCAGTCAGCCGAATTGTCCCAATCCAGGTTCCCGCCTTAGCTTATGTGATGGTTTTTGAAACGATTGCGGCGATCCCGCTTTTATTGCTCATGCAACAGGCGACCGAGGTTCATCTAGTCCGTGTGACAACCGATGAGGGCGAAGTCCAAGTCTGGCTCGCTGCGACCTCGCGCGAAGAAGCGGTTGATCGCGTGCTGGATGAAATTCCGGAAGGATGGGCCGCTAGCATAGTTCAGCGACAACTTCCCGCCGAGCACGTCCTGACGCTCAACATGAGGCTCGGAGAAGTCCGCCGGCATCAGTTATCCTAATTCCCTTCAATGAGTGTCAGAACCGATCGACCGGTGCTGGGCCCGGTCTTCTCCATGCGTGAACGGAGTTCCGGCGGGGCTAGGAACGTCGTACCTTTCGATTTGTTAACGCAACATGTGGCACAAACTGCACTAGCGGCCATCCGGCATTCAGGAATAGGACTTCAACCCCAACCGCAGGGGTTGTGTCATGGGCAGTGACCTACCTTTTAGTGCGCTCATCGTGGCGCTCGGGCTGAGCCCCATCGCAATAATGGCTATCGCCCTATTGATGTGAAAAACGGAGGCCGCCTCAGTCGGCGGCCTCTTCGCGAAAGGCCCCAGCGTGGTGGGCGCGCCGAGGCCGAGTTGCCATGATTACCTCGACCACAAAACCAGCACTCGGCGTTTAGTTCCTATTAGGCCGCAGGCCGGCGGTAATGTGTTCGTCTAACCAGAAACGGCCCCAGCGAGCGGACAAGCTGGGGCCAGTTTGTAGCTGGGCGTCCAGGTGCCGGTCGCGGTGCGGCACCCGAACAGGGCGACCCAGGCCAGTGGATGCGCTTCGTTCCTACAAATAAAAAAGCCCCCGGCGCATCCGGCGCTGCACCGACGGACGCGTTTCCCGAACGGCGCAAGGCCGATTATCCGCTATGCATTTTTTTGCT from Bradyrhizobium elkanii USDA 76 harbors:
- the rimO gene encoding 30S ribosomal protein S12 methylthiotransferase RimO → MQEAAAPKVSFVSLGCPKALVDSERIITRLRAEGYELARKHDGADIVIVNTCGFLDSAKQESLAAIGEAMAENGKVIVTGCMGAEPEQIESAYPGVLSITGPQQYESVLDAVHRALPPAHNPHIDLVPPQGVKLTPRHYAYLKISEGCNNRCSFCIIPKLRGDLVSRPANDVLREAEKLVKAGVKELLVISQDTSAYGVDLKYAESPWQDRGVRAKFFDLAKELGELGAWVRLQYVYPYPHVDEVIGLMTEGKVLPYLDIPFQHASPDVLRAMKRPAAQEKTLARIQKWREQCPELTLRSTFIVGFPGETDSDFAYLLDWLDEAGIDRLGCFKYEPVAGATSNAIPNAVPDEVKQERWNALMARQQKISARRLKRKVGTRQQVIIDEVGPTVAKGRSKADAPEIDGAVYLTSRRPLKIGEIVTAKIERSDQYDLHGSVAGF